In Erigeron canadensis isolate Cc75 chromosome 1, C_canadensis_v1, whole genome shotgun sequence, a single window of DNA contains:
- the LOC122584854 gene encoding 14 kDa proline-rich protein DC2.15-like, producing MASRALGSTAFLLTLNLLFFTLVSSNPTLPKATCPIDALKLGVCANVLKDLIHGVVIGDPPVTPCCTLIEGILDLEAAVCLCTAIKANILGINLNVPVSLSLLVNYCGKKVPSGFQCA from the coding sequence ATGGCTTCAAGGGCTTTGGGATCAACTGCTTTTCTCCTCACTCTCAACCTTCTCTTCTTCACTTTGGTAAGTTCAAACCCAACTTTACCAAAGGCCACTTGCCCTATTGATGCTCTCAAGTTAGGTGTTTGTGCCAACGTGCTAAAAGACTTGATACACGGAGTCGTTATAGGTGACCCGCCCGTGACTCCGTGTTGCACGCTCATTGAGGGCATTCTTGACCTCGAGGCAGCAGTATGCCTTTGCACTGCCATCAAAGCTAATATTTTGGGTATCAACCTTAATGTACCGGTATCCTTGAGCTTGTTGGTTAACTACTGTGGAAAGAAGGTCCCTTCTGGTTTCCAATGCGCATAA
- the LOC122585546 gene encoding uncharacterized protein LOC122585546 codes for MGLIKIGFSFMLGTTFGIYVAQNYDVPNINKLYKTGLVVAKHYEENYRKPKSKSDVVDDRSDS; via the coding sequence ATGGGTCTAATCAAAATTGGCTTTTCATTCATGTTAGGCACAACTTTTGGGATCTATGTTGCTCAAAACTATGATGTTCCGAACATAAACAAGCTTTACAAAACAGGGCTTGTGGTTGCTAAACACTATGAAGAAAATTATCGAAAACCCAAATCAAAATCTGATGTCGTCGATGACCGGAGTGACTCATGA
- the LOC122582684 gene encoding NADH dehydrogenase [ubiquinone] 1 beta subcomplex subunit 8, mitochondrial, giving the protein MSRRLSHVASQIMGGNGVVGRSVASSLRQRSGMGLPVGKHIIPDKPLPVNDELVWDNGTPFPEPCIDRIADTVGKYEALGWLCGGLGFFATLGLMATLNDKASKIPFTPKVFPYDNLRVELGGEP; this is encoded by the exons atgtcCAGAAGATTAAGCCACGTGGCATCTCAGATAATGGGCGGAAACGGCGTCGTTGGACGTTCCGTCGCATCCTCTCTCCGTCAACGCTCCGGTATGGGTTTACCCGTCGGTAAGCATATCATTCCCGATAAGCCT TTACCTGTGAATGATGAGCTGGTATGGGACAATGGAACTCCATTTCCGGAACCGTGCATCGATCGAATTGCCGATACCGTTGGAAAG TATGAAGCACTTGGTTGGTTATGTGGTGGATTAGGGTTTTTCGCAACGCTTGGATTGATGGCTACTTTGAACGACAAAGCTTCTAAGATACCGTTT ACACCAAAAGTTTTTCCATATGACAATCTCCGGGTGGAGCTTGGTGGAGAACCATAG
- the LOC122609981 gene encoding L-lactate dehydrogenase A — protein MQKTASSSALGPDGLDMSQSFFKPIQYASPPSPNSRNTKISVIGVGNVGMAIAQTILTQGLADEISLVDVNADKLRGEMLDLQHAAAFLPRTKISASVDYSSTLGSDLVIVTAGARQIPGESRLNLLQRNLDLFRKMIPPLAAGSPDSIILVVSNPVDVLTYVAWKLSGFPSNRVIGSGTNLDSSRFRFLIADHLDLNAQDVQAYIVGEHGDSSVALWSSISVGGVPILSFLERQQIAYEKKTLEKIHKEVVDGAYEVIGLKGYTSWAIGYSVASLARSILRDQRSIHPVSVLAKGFYGIDDGEPFLSLPAQLGRSGVLGVTNIHLTDDEVKRLRESAKTILELQSQLGV, from the exons ATGCAAAAAACCGCTTCATCTTCAGCTTTAGGTCCAGATGGACTAGACATGTCACAATCATTTTTCAAACCGATCCAATATGCATCCCCACCATCACCTAATAGTCGCAACACCAAAATTTCGGTCATAGGTGTTGGTAACGTTGGCATGGCTATAGCCCAAACCATTTTAACACAAGGTCTAGCGGACGAAATTTCCCTAGTTGATGTTAATGCCGACAAGTTACGTGGCGAAATGCTGGATTTACAACATGCCGCAGCATTTCTGCCGCGTACAAAAATAAGTGCGTCAGTTGACTATTCTAGCACCCTCGGTTCTGATCTTGTGATCGTTACCGCGGGTGCTAGACAGATTCCTGGGGAATCTAGGTTGAATTTATTGCAAAGGAATCTAGATCTTTTTAGGAAAATGATCCCTCCTCTGGCGGCGGGATCACCTGATTCTATTATTTTGGTTGTTTCTAACCCTGTTGATGTTTTGACTTATGTTGCTTGGAAACTTTCCGGGTTTCCTTCGAATCGGGTTATTGGGTCTGGTACTAATTTGGATTCTTCAAGGTTTAGGTTTTTGATTGCTGATCATCTGGATCTGAATGCCCAAGATGTGCAG GCTTACATAGTGGGGGAGCATGGGGACTCATCGGTGGCATTATGGTCGAGCATAAGTGTTGGAGGGGTACCGATACTTAGTTTCTTAGAGAGGCAACAAATCGCTTACGAGAAGAAAACACTTGAGAAAATCCACAAAGAAGTTGTAGACGGTGCATACGAGGTTATAGGTTTGAAAGGCTACACGTCGTGGGCTATTGGGTACTCGGTTGCCAGCCTAGCTCGAAGTATACTAAGGGACCAACGAAGCATCCACCCTGTTTCGGTCTTGGCTAAAGGGTTCTATGGCATTGATGATGGAGAGCCATTCCTTAGTTTGCCGGCTCAGTTGGGGAGAAGCGGCGTGTTAGGGGTAACAAATATACATCTTACTGATGATGAGGTGAAACGTCTCCGCGAGTCTGCTAAGACCATCTTAGAGTTGCAAAGCCAGTTGGGTGTTTAA
- the LOC122585141 gene encoding autophagy-related protein 8f yields the protein MAKSLFKQEHDLEKRRAEAARIREKYPDRIPVIVEKGERSDVPNIDKKKYLVPADLTVGQFVYVIRKRIKLSAEKAIFIFVDNALPPTGAIMSAIYEEKKDDDGFLYVTYSGENTFGEH from the exons ATGGCAAAGAGTTTATTCAAGCAAGAGCATGATCTTG AAAAAAGGCGTGCAGAGGCTGCTAGGATTAGAGAGAAATATCCTGATAGAATTCCA GTGATTGTGGAGAAGGGGGAGAGGAGTGATGTTCCCAACATTGATAAGAAAAA GTACCTTGTTCCAGCTGACTTGACCGTTGGTCAGTTTGTTTATGTGATACGTAAAAGAATTAAGCTAAGTGCTGAGAAggctatatttatatttgttgataATGCTTTGCCACCAACAG GGGCAATTATGTCTGCCATATACGAAGAAAAGAAGGATGATGATGGTTTCTTATATGTTACCTACAGCGGAGAGAACACCTTCGGAGAACATTGA
- the LOC122586168 gene encoding DEAD-box ATP-dependent RNA helicase 42-like, with product MMIKLKAGAKILIFLKSHHADAFREDLLEHGYPSLLLPPAWLSNSSTDDIKNNICNQQLVIATPMHFARGLADFFQLVINYDDAASSCYYNYARKVRHAARNGCAVAFLSTQEERYAPHLVKALELTNQAVPDDLMALSDAFKARVHEIAKPLKPEFKSLYETYWLDFPPPPHAFA from the coding sequence ATGATGATCAAATTAAAAGCGGGTGCAAAGATTCTGATATTTCTCAAATCCCATCACGCTGATGCTTTTCGCGAGGATTTGCTGGAACATGGATATCCCTCTTTGCTGCTTCCTCCAGCTTGGCTGTCCAATTCTTCTACCGATGATATCAAAAACAACATTTGCAATCAGCAGCTGGTGATTGCAACACCTATGCACTTTGCTAGGGGCCTGGCGGATTTTTTTCAACTTGTGATCAATTATGATGATGCGGCTTCGTCTTGTTATTATAATTATGCTCGTAAAGTGAGACATGCAGCCAGGAATGGTTGTGCCGTCGCCTTCTTATCAACGCAAGAGGAACGATATGCTCCCCATCTTGTCAAGGCTTTGGAATTGACTAATCAGGCTGTCCCTGATGATTTGATGGCTCTATCCGATGCTTTCAAGGCCAGGGTTCATGAGATTGCCAAACCCTTAAAACCAGAATTTAAAAGTCTTTATGAAACTTATTGGCTTGATTTTCCGCCTCCTCCCCATGCATTTGCTTAA